A single genomic interval of Arthrobacter sp. NicSoilB8 harbors:
- a CDS encoding NAD(P)H-binding protein encodes MTRICVAGGTGQAGSEVVRRALDAGHAVAVLSRNPPPSGSAGRIGGAEYFRADVTTGEGIAAAVAGADVVIDCLEGRSGKARKDFADGGARLLAAAQDAGTARAVMLSIVNCDRSDYAFYRSKAAKEHVYELSGLETVVVRATQFHSLLAMMFRAGAKVRIVPVVRGARFQPVSPGDVAAMLLEAALEPSPFPAEGPSHRVLTFGGPEAKDMADFAREWQQATGAKGRLVRLPLPGPMGRYLRAGLNVVPEARHGNETFRGWLENNADSL; translated from the coding sequence ATGACAAGGATCTGTGTAGCCGGCGGAACAGGCCAAGCAGGCAGCGAAGTGGTGCGCCGGGCCCTCGACGCCGGGCACGCCGTGGCCGTTCTCAGCCGCAATCCGCCGCCCTCCGGTTCCGCCGGCAGGATCGGGGGCGCGGAATACTTCCGCGCTGACGTGACGACGGGGGAGGGGATCGCGGCCGCCGTGGCCGGAGCCGACGTCGTGATTGACTGCCTGGAGGGGCGCTCGGGGAAGGCGCGCAAGGACTTCGCCGACGGCGGTGCGCGGCTACTGGCCGCCGCCCAGGACGCCGGCACGGCCAGGGCCGTGATGTTGTCGATCGTGAACTGCGATCGCAGCGACTATGCCTTCTACCGGTCCAAGGCGGCCAAGGAGCATGTCTACGAGCTGTCCGGGCTGGAGACGGTGGTGGTCCGGGCCACCCAGTTTCACTCGTTGCTGGCGATGATGTTCCGGGCCGGCGCGAAGGTGCGGATCGTCCCGGTGGTGCGAGGCGCCAGGTTCCAGCCCGTCTCGCCGGGAGACGTGGCCGCCATGCTTCTGGAAGCCGCCCTGGAACCGTCCCCGTTTCCTGCTGAGGGTCCGAGCCACCGCGTGCTGACCTTCGGCGGCCCCGAGGCCAAGGACATGGCCGACTTTGCCCGGGAGTGGCAACAGGCCACCGGTGCGAAGGGGCGTTTGGTGCGTTTGCCGCTGCCGGGGCCGATGGGCCGCTACCTGCGGGCGGGGCTCAACGTGGTGCCGGAGGCGCGACACGGCAACGAGACATTCCGTGGCTGGCTGGAAAACAACGCAGATAGTTTGTAG
- a CDS encoding GNAT family protein, which translates to MGGSFTWPVTLESGDIVLRPIRYRDRKEWTELRSRNCEWLAPWEASNPVPGGGLPDYRQMVRSLKSQAAQGTALPFVIAEWRPGHEKPVMVGQLTVSSIVWGSAMMATLGYWVDKDRAGRGIAPTAVAMATDYCFGTLGLHRMEINIRPENGPSLRVVEKLGFRDEGFRPRFLHINGEWADHRTFALTAEEVPEGLLARWLRSRPA; encoded by the coding sequence GTGGGGGGCAGTTTCACCTGGCCGGTGACCCTGGAGAGTGGCGATATTGTGTTGCGCCCGATCCGGTACCGGGACCGCAAGGAGTGGACCGAGCTTCGGTCCCGCAACTGCGAGTGGCTGGCCCCCTGGGAGGCATCAAACCCGGTCCCCGGCGGCGGTCTGCCGGATTACCGGCAGATGGTGCGGTCGCTGAAGTCCCAGGCGGCGCAGGGAACGGCGCTGCCCTTCGTGATCGCCGAATGGCGGCCCGGACACGAGAAACCGGTGATGGTCGGGCAGCTGACCGTATCCTCGATCGTGTGGGGATCGGCCATGATGGCGACTCTTGGCTATTGGGTCGACAAGGACCGGGCCGGGCGGGGGATCGCCCCCACAGCGGTGGCCATGGCAACGGATTATTGCTTCGGCACGCTCGGCCTGCACCGCATGGAGATCAACATCCGGCCGGAGAACGGACCGAGCCTGCGGGTGGTGGAGAAACTCGGGTTTCGCGACGAGGGATTCCGGCCCCGGTTCCTGCACATCAACGGTGAATGGGCAGACCACCGCACCTTTGCGCTCACGGCGGAGGAAGTGCCGGAAGGTCTTCTTGCACGGTGGTTGCGAAGCCGCCCGGCCTGA
- the galU gene encoding UTP--glucose-1-phosphate uridylyltransferase GalU, whose product MNTPNASVRKAVIPAAGLGTRFLPATKAMPKEMLPVVDKPAIQYVVEEAVNVGLNDILMITGRNKRALEDHFDRVPALESTLEAKGDTAKLESIQAASNLGDIHYVRQGDPMGLGHAVLRAKQHVGYEPFAVLLGDDLIDARDELLSTMIEVQAKTGGSVVALIEVDPSQISAYGCADVEAIGGEEYVRIKQLVEKPDVEDAPSNLAVIGRYVLHPAVFEVLERTAPGRGGEIQLTDALQELSAGTGEGYGVYGVIFRGRRYDTGDKLSYLKACVQLACDSEDLGPGLREWLPGFASTLAPSLAK is encoded by the coding sequence GTGAATACACCCAACGCTTCCGTCCGCAAGGCCGTCATCCCCGCCGCGGGCCTTGGTACCAGGTTCCTTCCCGCCACGAAGGCCATGCCCAAGGAAATGCTGCCTGTCGTTGACAAACCGGCCATCCAGTACGTCGTTGAGGAAGCCGTGAATGTCGGCCTGAACGACATCCTGATGATCACGGGGCGCAACAAGCGTGCGTTGGAGGACCACTTTGACCGCGTTCCGGCGCTGGAGTCCACCTTGGAGGCGAAGGGCGACACCGCTAAGCTCGAGTCCATCCAGGCCGCCAGTAACCTCGGCGACATCCACTACGTCCGCCAGGGCGATCCGATGGGCCTCGGCCACGCTGTCCTCCGGGCCAAGCAGCACGTCGGGTACGAGCCGTTCGCGGTTCTCCTGGGCGATGACCTCATTGACGCCCGCGATGAGCTGCTGAGCACCATGATCGAAGTCCAGGCCAAGACCGGCGGGTCGGTCGTCGCGCTGATCGAGGTGGACCCGTCCCAGATCAGCGCCTACGGCTGCGCCGACGTCGAAGCAATCGGCGGCGAGGAGTACGTCCGCATCAAGCAGCTCGTGGAGAAGCCCGACGTCGAGGACGCTCCGTCGAACCTCGCCGTGATTGGCCGCTACGTGTTGCACCCGGCTGTCTTTGAAGTGCTCGAGCGCACCGCTCCCGGCCGCGGCGGAGAAATCCAGCTCACGGACGCGCTGCAGGAACTTTCGGCCGGCACCGGAGAGGGCTACGGCGTTTACGGGGTCATCTTCCGGGGCCGCCGCTACGACACCGGCGACAAGCTCAGCTACCTCAAGGCCTGTGTCCAGCTCGCCTGCGACAGCGAGGACCTCGGCCCGGGCCTGCGCGAATGGCTGCCCGGTTTCGCGTCCACCCTGGCCCCCAGCCTCGCCAAGTAA
- a CDS encoding 5-formyltetrahydrofolate cyclo-ligase → MASKDEIRSSHRARRAALTPAALDAAAGGIARHGLRWASGLAGGRPATFAAYLGVGSEPPTLPLLSALVGAGHRVLLPVCEPHLELSWVYWTPESGFVRSRFAPIQEPVGERYGTSVMRDATAIFLPATALDFSGNRIGQGGGYYDKFLAALAALTAASTEASPVASAVASPEESSSVALPTAAVVYDTEVLPAGSIPAESFDRKVDAALTPGGIIRLG, encoded by the coding sequence ATGGCGTCAAAAGACGAAATACGCTCCAGCCACAGGGCCAGGCGTGCCGCACTCACGCCGGCCGCACTCGATGCAGCCGCGGGAGGTATCGCCCGCCACGGGCTCCGGTGGGCATCCGGGCTGGCCGGCGGCCGCCCGGCCACTTTCGCCGCATATCTCGGCGTGGGCTCCGAGCCTCCCACGCTGCCGCTGTTGTCGGCCCTGGTCGGGGCCGGGCACCGGGTGCTGCTTCCGGTCTGCGAACCCCATCTGGAACTGAGCTGGGTGTATTGGACGCCGGAGTCCGGGTTTGTCCGCAGCCGCTTCGCCCCCATCCAGGAACCTGTCGGAGAGCGCTACGGCACCTCAGTGATGCGGGACGCTACCGCGATTTTCCTCCCTGCCACAGCCCTGGATTTCTCGGGCAACCGCATCGGGCAAGGCGGCGGCTACTACGACAAGTTCCTCGCGGCATTGGCCGCCCTGACAGCCGCGTCCACTGAGGCGTCCCCGGTAGCGTCCGCCGTGGCATCCCCCGAAGAGTCCAGCTCTGTTGCGTTGCCGACTGCCGCCGTCGTCTACGACACGGAGGTGCTGCCCGCGGGCAGCATTCCCGCCGAGTCGTTTGACCGGAAAGTCGACGCGGCACTGACTCCGGGCGGGATCATCCGGCTCGGCTGA
- a CDS encoding FmdB family zinc ribbon protein: MPTYAYACKDCSHAFEIVQSFTDSSLTSCPECQGTLRKKFNSVGVVFKGSGFYRNDSRDTKGSTVSPAPAAPAAAPTPAPAAATAS, encoded by the coding sequence GTGCCCACGTATGCATACGCCTGCAAGGACTGCAGCCACGCCTTCGAGATTGTGCAGTCGTTCACCGACAGCTCCCTGACGTCCTGCCCCGAGTGCCAGGGCACGCTGCGCAAAAAGTTCAACAGCGTCGGCGTGGTGTTCAAGGGCTCCGGTTTCTACCGGAACGATTCGCGCGACACCAAGGGCAGCACGGTTTCCCCGGCTCCGGCCGCGCCAGCAGCCGCGCCCACGCCGGCGCCCGCAGCCGCAACCGCCAGCTAA